CACTATATATATATATATATATCCCTTATATAATAGACATGAGGCATGAAACGAATTACAATGTTTCTAAATAATCTAAGTTCAAAATATTATATACTAAGGTCTTTGCCATAACTGTATTTTTTTAGAAACTATATATATCTTTTAAACATTCGGAATGAAACGAAATATAGTCTTTCTAAAAATTTATATAAAAAAAATTATATACTCCAATTTTTACCAAAACTGTTCCTTTTATTTTTATTTAAGAGAAATCGGATGGAAGGAAAAAAATAATTATTAATGTAATGTGTGGTGTTCTAAACAATTGACACAGTTATAATGCAGATCATAGCATTCATACATTTGATTTTATTTTTCTCTTGTACCAATGATTGTCTCTCTTTCGCATACTAAACTTTGTAGCAAAACATCAGAAAATCTAAATGTTTGCAATAAATAACAAATGCTGAAAATCAAGATCAAAATAAAAAAAAATGTAGAAAATAGTTCACATTGTTTAACTGATAAACAAATTTTGGTGTGATGAGTAAGTTTAGAGTGATTTTTTTTCTCCCTCGGCTTGAATACTATTTTGTTTGAACCCAAATTGAAGGCATAGCAATGTTCTGATAATTCCTGCAAAGTAAACAACGAATCTATTGGTAAAATAAACCCTTTCAGATTACTCCGATTAAAACATGAATTGTGTTACTCAATTATATAACCGAGTATCCTATTCTTAAGAATAGGTATGCTTATACACTTACAGTTATGAGATGATCACAGCTTCATTGCACCATCTCCTTCTCGAAATACTTGGAATAAGCTCCACCCTAAATAAACGAAGCATGATCAATATAGTAGACCACGAAAGTGATGTCCATGTGATGTCTAAAACATAACTCAAACGTCTACTTACTTATCATTCCTTATTTAGAAATAAGTTCTGGAAAACCTCTTTATATACCACATTCATCGTTGAACTCTGTGGTTTCCCGTCCTTGTCAGTAATAAGGATCTTTAATCCCGCCCTTGATTTAACTCGAGAAACAGCCACGTACAATTGTCCATGCGAAAAAACAGGTCTAGGCAGATACAAACCAACCTTTGCTAGTGTTTGACCTTGACTTTTATTTATTGTCATTGCAAAAGCAACTTTCAATGGAAATTGCCTACGTCTCATTTGGAAGGGAAGCTTAGAATCAGTTGGTGTGAGAAGAATACGATGTAAGAAGACTCTTTCACCAACTCTAGTCCCTGTGATAACCTTTGCTTCAACAATGTGATTAGCCAGTTGCATTATTTGCAACCTTGTCCCATTGCACAAACCATCAGTACTGTCAAGATTTCTCATCAGCATCACTGGTGTACCAATCCTTAGTCTCAGACAATGATTAGGTAACCCTGATGTTTTGATACTATTAAGAAACTCAGGCGTGAATACTGAGTCATCTTTTGCTCTTGCATCAGCAGGATCTATGCTATCTGAGCTCAAAGATACTTTCTCCTCGCCTACACAATGTATATATGAATACAGTATGAATACATTATAATATATGCATATCATATAAGGTGAATTTATTTAACCAACTACTGGAAAATATTTACTTGCTACTAATACCTGTTAAGTGATCAAGCGTTTAGTTGTTAATCCTGTCTACATCTTCATTCGTTGGACACAATACAGCTCTTTCCTGGAAAAAAATTGGATCCTTTGAATCTTTGAATGTATGCCCATACACTTCAGTAACAATAGATTCAATAGGATCATTGCACTGACTTATCAATAGATCCTTGGGTATGTCAATCATTGTTTCTCCACTATTTGGCTCATTAATTTTCCCATCTCCTACATCTAGTATCCATTTTGAGAATTCTCTAATCTCCTCAACTTGACGGCTATTTGGTTCTGAAGAAAGCTTCTGAAGAAAGCCTCATATTTTTTGTTAGCTCTAGAACTTGGCAATATTTCCACAGATACGATGAGTTAAGAGCAGCAATAACTACATCAGCTCGGTTGCCCTTTGGAATAACAGGCAAGATCTGTCTGAAATCACCATCGAATACAACTACTTTACCACCAAATGGTCTGTTGTGTGTAGTCTTCATAATGTCGCACAGACTGCGATCTAGAGCTTCAAAACAATGCTTACTCATCATCGGTGCTTCGTCCCAAATAATCAGAGAAGCTTTAGATATTAATTCAGCTTGATCACTCCCAGGTTGTATCTTGCAAGTAGAGAATTCATCTGGATTTATGGGTATGCTGAACCGGGAATGAGCTGTCCTTCCACCAGGAAGCAATAAAGCGGCAATACCGCTAGAAGCAACATTAAGTACCACTTCACCTCTAGATCGGATAGCAGCAGAGAGAATATTCCACAAAAAAGTTTTCCCTGTTCCACCAAACCCATACACAAAATAAACTCCACCTGCATTGCTTTCGACATATCCTATTATCTGCTCATACACAGCCCGCTGCTCATCCGTCAACTGTCGAAACCATTCTTGGTGCTGTGCACGCAACTCGTCCCATGGGTAGTTCAATTCATCTTGTAAGTGCCTATTACAAGATGATATTGACTGATCGTTATCGATCGGCTGTGGCATTGACTTCCATTTATCCAAACTACTATTCTTACTGCGTAAGATCTTGTCAAGCTGCATTAACGTACAATTAAGGATTTGTTCTTCATCCAATATCAGATCTACACAATTTTTAAAAAAAAATAAGCATTAAGATGAACCTTAACAGATACGCTAAATCCGATGATGCATATATGAACCCTAACTTTCGGTATTTAAAAAAAAAATAGTCATTAACAAAAACCTTAACAGAGACTCTATATTGAAAAATTTCACCAAACTATACTTACTCGGGTTTCTACGCTGCCTTCGCTCAAGGAACAAAATATCTTCGGATAGTATGTCTTTCGTTGAATCCCAAACCAGTTTTGGCGACGATAAACTCTCTGACAGCAACATCCTCGCAAACAATTTCCGGACATAATGACCGGATGCCCAAAAGCTACATTCTCTTAGTCCTTCTATATATTCTTTGTCATCGTCTAATAAACCAAGCTTATAACACGCAATCTCGAAACTTGGTTGAACGATTCCATCAACTGTCTTGATATCATCATAACACCGTGGCCCTTTAATCTTATTAATCAGAACCCTCAAATAATAGTATTCGCCACTGCTTGGACAAACATGCTGCAACCTCCCAATTGCAAAACCTTTTTTCCGTTTTTTCCATACTTGGTTCTTCCCATCATATAAGAATCTCGTCGGCATTTCCGAATAAGTCAATAGTCTAGCTTCAGGATATTCTTCACATGCAATGAACCAAGCTAAGAACATGGTCTTTGATACTCTCATGCGAGCCATAACGGTCTCCACCGTATCACCTTTCTTGTAAACTACAGGCTGCTCACCTTCTAGATGAAATGTAAGTTTCTCAACAGGGGTAGTTCGAAAATGAGTTGGAAATGCACAAATCCTCCAAGTTGACTCGCAAGCAGATATGTATCTGAAGAAAATAAGATATAAATTATTTCTATTTCAACCCGACTTTATAATACAACAAACGTCTTATAGTGAAACATATATATAAGTCAAAGTAATACCTGGCATCAAAATAATTTTTAATTTCGTCAACGGCTGGTTCCTGGGCATCTCCATTTATGTTTACACCTACATCACCTCCACCGTTGCTTACATTCACACCTGGATTCCCACCATTGTCGTTGGTTTCCGCCCTATCTGACTCCTTATTTGTTTTCTGAGTAATGGTTGCTGTAATGCAGTCTTGCCCTTTGTGGATATACTTAAATAAGTATTTAATAGATCTGGCTTGATTACACCACTCAACATTGATATTTGCTTTATAACGAAGACTAAGCTGCTTGTTATAGGGAACAACAAACCTATTATCCAATTGTATTCCTCTTTTCTCAACTGTAGAACCTCCTTCTCTTCTACGGTAAATCGGATATCCTTGTGCATCGACAATAGTTTTCTCTACTATCTTCCGAGGGAAAAATTTGGTACAGCGGCCATCTTGCATACATGGAGAATCCTTGTTGACCATACCACAGGGACCATGAATCATTGTGTCCCTTACAACCTCGTACAGTCTAGGTTCTTCATTTTTATCAGGAATTTCAGCAGTTATTATCCGATCAATATCTTCGGCACTTGGAATTTTGGCTGTTGGATCCATGAAGAGTAAAATATGGGCATGGGGAAGACCTCTTTTTTGGAACTCTATAGTATACACAGCTTCAAAATTTAAGACAATGAAATATTAGGAATAATAATTGCTGCGGTAATTAAAAGTCCTCAAAATATGCTTACCAGAAACGGTTTTGCCAAGCAAATGTTTCTTTGTTAGATCATCCATCAAACAATCAAGCTTTACTTTGAATAGTCTGCAACACAAATCTGGTCTATCTTCTGATCTAAGATTGTATATTTGAAAATATCTCGTCAGTTCTGGCCACTTTGGATTACATGTAAATGTAATAAAAAGGTCTGGAAAACCATAGTATTTGCATATAGACATACAATCCAAATACATCTGATGCATATATCTTGGACCACCTGTAAAGGATGATGGGATGATAATTCGATTTCCCTCTATAGGCAGCGAAGAATGACCATTGTTTGATGCAGACACAAACTTACTATAACTTAACGTCCTTAAATCTGATTGATTTTTCCGGATGTATCGAAGGCGATGACTTTCAATCATTGTATAAGCATCAACCAGAAACTGCTGAAGTAAACGCCTTGAAAGAAGAAGTACCTGGGATCCAACCTTACGAATTTGTATACGATAGGCAAAGAATTCTCTCATGCTGATATTTGGTTTCTTTCTTTTGGTTATTCCGGTAAAACCGTTTTTGATACCTAAACGGAAACCGTCCTCTCCATAAGGAAAAATCAGGGGATACTGAAGTGGTAGATAGCAAGGATGCAACTCGTTGATCCTTTTTAGCTTTCCCGAATTTTTTTCCAAAATAATATCCCTTTTGTCCATATTTAACGTAAAATCACCGACCACTAAAGCTGCAACCTCGGAGGTAGTTGGGAGATTGTAAACTCGCCCATCCTTTTCACGGCCGTGGATTAGAACCAGTGACAGTTCTTGACATTCATCTTCATCGTTGAATCTGTCCATAGAATTACGGAACGTCTGGACATGAACATTGCACTCCCTAAGCATTTTCATAATAGAGTCCACCAAGTCGCCCCTTATTTTGCTGGAATCTGACTTGCCACTGTACAGCAAAATAAAAAACATCCATTTAATTTAAACAATTATAATGATGTAAAATAATAAAGAGGTAATAATACATATATTTATAAACCTCAAAGCTGCTATTCTATTCTGAACCTCGTTCTCAGTATCATGTATATACAACTGTAAGAACTTCGCTGACTCATCCCGCTTTGGTTTTACACTCCCAATCAAATGATAATTCTCTCCGTGTAATTTGAAAACCTTGGGGCCTTTACCTTGGTTGACTGAATTATCAATTTTTCCTCCAAGTGACGTAAATGAGAACATCATGTACAATGGTCGAATATTTTCACGGAAATGCTTACTGACAACATCATCATTAGTGAGAAGGCTGTGAAGTAATGTTGGAGGTTCCTTCAAAATTGGAACCTTGATTTTTCCTTGGAGACAACACATACTAAAAATAGGTGTTCTTGTTTTCCTATTTTTACTTCTCCGTTCATTATTTAAAAAGAGTGCTCCACATTTAGGACATTCGTGTACTATATCTCCATCATCTTTGTAGTCTGTAAAAAAACCCGACAAACATTTATAAACTGAGGTTACCATCATATAATTTTTGATGGACTTGTAAAGGTTAGAATTTGTTAACCTTCTTCTGTAGGAGAATCAGTTGAAGAACAATCTCCCTTTGTAGATTTCTGCTTATAGTTTTCTAAATTGTTCCCAACATTGTATGCCTCCCTGTTGTCCTTCACTCTATGATATTCATTTTCATCATCGGTCTCAGTATCAGAATTGTGCTGATAAACATTATTAGCATTGGCTGTGTCTTCCTCCCAGAAACCGTCACAGCTTTCTGAAAAAAATTATAAAGAAAAAATATGAATCAAGTCCTACTAATAATGCTTAGTGTAGTAAATGCTGTGATTCTACTGTTTCAAATTAGTAGACCATAAGATGTATAATAACATATAAACAACCTTCTGAATCTGAGTCAATTGATGACAAGACCGAATTGCCTGTAACATTAATTTGAGTATTATTAAGTCTTGGACATCCATTAGTAGATTGACTTAAATCTGGTTTTCCAGGCATAGAAGTGGTCTGTGTAAGCATGGATTGCAGCAAGCTTGTGAACGATGAACAACTGGGTTCATTGAAGCTTTGGCTATACTGGGGAGTGACATAGGGTTGCCGCTTTACTTGTTCCTGATAAAAAGGACGTTCAAAAGAGTCATCATCCTCAACACTAACATGCTTGTCATATTTCCTCGTCTTTGGCTCCCTCCCTGGCAGTTGGAGACTTGAAATAGTCATCTCTAGTATTATATAACAAAATTAAGAATATAACGTAACATGTTCTTGTATTATTTTCGTAATAAAAGGGTATTATTCTTACTTTCTCTCTCTTTCGCTTTGATATCTGACTTTCTATTTAATAAAGCGCTTCCATTATGTGCTTCAGAAGAATTCCTCTTCTGAATAAGAATGTTATGCCTGTGTGTTCTCGCAACTCTCTGATTAGCTAGTTGACCATTTGAGATCTCACAATTCAAGTCATTCCTCATAGTTGTACCTGCTATTTTTAAAAATTATTAAGTACGCGTTATAGCATAACTCATAACAACACTGAATTTTAAAAAATAACAATGACTCCTGTTGCTTATACCTGGTATATTACCCATAGTTGGAGTTAGCCCAGCTCCGATTAAACCTTTTTGTGATTCCATATAATTAGGAGATCCAACAAAAAAACTACCCTGTGATCCCATCGACCGAAGCAGTTGTGTGAACGATGTTGGGTTTTCTTCAGTACTTCCTGAGTGGGTTGTTGTCCTTCTCACAGCCAATATCGGACATCTTTGTGTTCTACGATCATTGAGCCCAATATTGTGTAGATTAGTTAGGTCACCAAAAACTTCAGTGTTGGACAATTGTGTTTGAGGGTGATCAATAGACTGCACTGGTACATAAGATTTCCCTTGCGTCGTCAACGAACCTCCCAAATTAAACAAAAAATATATTCAAAGGATTATTAGGTTAACGCAATTGAAACTTATTGATGCACTTAGTGATTTAAGTATTTTTAATATGTCCGTTGGGCAATAATCTTAACTGACCTGGGTTTAAACTCATATCCACTTCGTGGGAGTTGCCGATAAGGTCCTTCTCATTGTCTACGAAGAACAAAACAATGGACTGAATATTTTGATAAATTGAAAGAGTAACATGAGATTGATTTAAAACCGTGCTGTGTCATCAATATACCTTGTTTTAAACGTTTCGTTGGACGATTATCTTCTACGTTTTCCTTCCCAGCCTTAGGTTTCAGTCGCTTCATGACAAAGTTTCAGTGCTCCAAATCTCGAATAATAAACGAAAGGGATGCTAGTGCTCAAACTCTTGTGTTATCAATTAACATTCTAAAACTCATTAATAATTCCCAATCTTGTGTTCTTTATAAATGGAAAGTGTTAATTAAATTATAAAATTTTATTCTTTACTATTATAAAACAAAACTTTGTGGTCAGTATGGAAACACAAATATTATTTTTTTCTGATCTACAAATTCCTTGTACGTTAAGCAATTTAAAACTATCAATTCCTTCATGGTCAATTTACGATGGTACAACTCGATGATCGTTAAGTTTGTAAAAGGATGTGGGGGTTTTTTTAAAAGAAAGTTAGAAAGAGGCTTTATATTAATAAGGGAGGTTCAGAAATAATGCAAACTTAAACTTTAAAGTAAAAAAACCAAAAACTGGAATAACAAAAGACAATAAAATATGATCTAAAAAGCCTCCTTCAGTGAATTCCGGTGCTTGAGTCTTCAGCCACTAAAATCATTTTCTTCCTTCTTTATCTTCAATATAGGTGTAACTTTTGTATCACTCATCTCGTCAAACTCTCGCATCAAATCTCTAATCGGTGTCAGTTGAGTAGATTGTTTTGATTGAGAGGAACTACCAATTCCAGTGATAGAACCCTGGAATAATATAACATCTTTTAGTAAAATTATTGACACGATTATATAGCCAACAGACAATTATGAACAAAACATTACCTCGATTACACGTGAAAGATTCGAAAACGGTGAGCAGGGCATCCGCTGACTTCCCTGTAAAAATTGAATACCTTTAAAGTTACTCCATAATATATGTTTCGAATACACAATTACAATTTATGATAGTAATAAAGATCCTTACGTACCTGAGGATAATAGGTGACATAAAACTCATTTATCATGTCTGTGTTTGTGATTAGGTTGACCACTTTGTATGTCTTGTGCTTGTATAGATAATTATTCTTCTCAATAAGTATCTTAAACAGAAACGTCTTACCAAACAAATTCGTCAAAGCCTTCGGTAAATAAGCAGGATCTTCAATCTAACAATCCGATGTTACTATAAACAATAAGGATTAAAAACCCAATACATTGAATTAATAATAAAGTAAGACATCATACCTCCTTTGTAACCTTTCCTGTTAACTCAACGCAGGGTTGGTGGAGTAGTTGAAACGCAAGATTATCAGACAGATGTAATTTGATGTTACTTGTATTATCAAGAACAACCAAATGTAAATTGTACCTTTTATATAGAAAATATGAATATAATTTAAATATTGAACCGACAGATTTATTATTGACTTAATATAAAATAAAAGAAATCACTTATGGTACGCAAGTTTATTACCTTGGTAATAGCTTGGGAGCTACGGTTTTGCATCTAGTACAATAATACCTGTATCCACCATCGAGAATAGGAATGACTGCATCATCGCAGTCATTTGGTACGGTCAAAAGCTTAGTTGCGCAGACTTTACAACTCAAATAGTACCAACCCATGTCCTCATCAATGGCAGCAATTGTACACATAACAATAGCTACACAACAACTAGCAGATATAGTAAGCTATCAATTGTATTCCAAGACCTAAGCTTAATAGAGCAAAGACTTAAAGCAACCTCGTTGGAGTTTTCTTGTTCCTGGGTTCTTAAAATACATTTATGTGTATGTATATATTATATATGCATATATAATTGCGGAGTTTTAAGATTTACGGGAAACCCAACCGAAAGTTTCTTATTTAAGAAAATTTCGGTTGGGTTTCCCGTAAAGCTTAGAACCCCGCAATTACATACGCATATATAATATATACATACACATAAATGTATTTTAAGAATCTAGGAACAAGAAACCTCCAATGAAGTTGCTCTTAGATCATAATTAACTCAGAGTTCTTAGAGTGGGGTTTTAACGGAAGTTAAGAAACTGTTTCTTAACTTCTATTAAAAACCCGATCCTAAATACCTCGGGTTAATCATGCTCGTACATCTACTCGTTTATGCTACGATAGATTCAGTGTAAGTTAAACCATGGAATGTCCATCACGGGCGCGGCTGCTCACTTTGCAAATAATCTTTTATATATGTAGATTTTATGAGACAATAAATCTCAAAAGCCTCTTTTTGTAGTTTAATAGTCAAATAATTGTGTTTCTGTCTTTTGATGTATATGTATAAAATAATAACCATACGCAAATTAATATCTCTTTCTTTCACTTTCTATCCAATTCCAACTAATTCTGTGGGAGCCCAAAATTAATCTATTAAATTAAATTAAGTTGATTCTGATCATGGCCTAAATATTTAGAGCAACATTATCAATGCCAACTCTTATCAAACGTCTTAGAATATTTAATTAGTATTTTTAGTCTAAGAAGTTTTCTAAGATACTTAAGTAAAATACAACATTATCAATGGAACTTTTTGAAGGTTCTTAGGTATAAAATATTTTTTTTTATTAATAAGTAGTAATTAAGATATATCCATTTATATTCAATACATTAAAAAGAGGAAAAAAATTTCATTTAATTAAAATTACAAACATTTTATTACATTCCATACATAAAAAAAAATTCATAAATCACACATTTTATTCAATTCATAGAAACTTTAAAATCATTGGTTATTTGGAAGATGTCGAAATTTAGCCCAAATATTTTCAATTAAATCAAATTTTAATTGTTCATGAGCTTGTCTGTTACGGACGCTCGATCGACGATCCATTGCAGTGCCGAGATTTGAATTCGGAGTAACGGTGAATGTATCCTCTTCCTCGCTTTCTTGAAATTCTCTCACGTTATACTGAGTGTATGTTGATCGTTCATCCTCGACAATCATATTATGGAGTATGATGCATGCTTTCATAATATTTGCTATTTTGTCTTTATCCCATAACTTGGATGNNNNNNNNNNNNNNNNNNNNNNNNNNNNNNNNNNNNNNNNNNNNNNNNNNNNNNNNNNNNNNNNNNNNNNNNNNNNNNNNNNNNNNNNNNNNNNNNNNNNNNNNNNNNNNNNNNNNNNNNNNNNNNNNNNNNNNNNNNNNNNNNNNNNNNNNNNNNNNNNNNNNNNNNNNNNNNNNNNNNNNNNNNNNNNNNNNNNNNNNNNNNNNNNNNNNNNNNNNNNNNNNNNNNNNNNNNNNNNNNNNNNNNNNNNNNNNNNNNNNNNNNNNNNNNNNNNNNNNNNNNNNNNNNNNNNNNNNNNNNNNNNNNNNNNNNNNNNNNNNNNNNNNNNNNNNNNNNNNNNNNNNNNNNNNNNNNNNNNNNNNNNNNNNNNNNNNNNNNNNNNNNNNNNNNNNNNNNNNNNNNNNNNNNNNNNNNNNNNNNNNNNNNNNNNNNNNNNNNNNNNNNNNNNNNNNNNNNNNNNNNNNNNNNNNNNNNNNNNNNNNNNNNNNNNNNNNNNNNNNNNNNNNNNNNNNNNNNNNNNNNNNNNNNNNNNNNNNNNNNNNNNNNNNNNNNNNNNNNNNNNNNNNNNNNNNNNNNNNNNNNNNNNNNNNNNNNNNNNNNNNNNNNNNNNNNNNNNNNNNNNNNNNNNNNNNNNNNNNNNNNNNNNNNNNNNNNNNNNNNNNNNNNNNNNNNNNNNNNNNNNNNNNNNNNNNNNNNNNNNNNNNNNNNNNNNNNNNNNNNNNNNNNNNNNNNNNNNNNNNNNNNNNNNNNNNNNNNNNNNNNNN
This genomic interval from Brassica oleracea var. oleracea cultivar TO1000 chromosome C2, BOL, whole genome shotgun sequence contains the following:
- the LOC106323591 gene encoding uncharacterized protein LOC106323591, which translates into the protein MSLNPGSLTTQGKSYVPVQSIDHPQTQLSNTEVFGDLTNLHNIGLNDRRTQRCPILAVRRTTTHSGSTEENPTSFTQLLRSMGSQGSFFVGSPNYMESQKGLIGAGLTPTMGNIPGTTMRNDLNCEISNGQLANQRVARTHRHNILIQKRNSSEAHNGSALLNRKSDIKAKEREKMTISSLQLPGREPKTRKYDKHVSVEDDDSFERPFYQEQVKRQPYVTPQYSQSFNEPSCSSFTSLLQSMLTQTTSMPGKPDLSQSTNGCPRLNNTQINVTGNSVLSSIDSDSEESCDGFWEEDTANANNVYQHNSDTETDDENEYHRVKDNREAYNVGNNLENYKQKSTKGDCSSTDSPTEEDYKDDGDIVHECPKCGALFLNNERRSKNRKTRTPIFSMCCLQGKIKVPILKEPPTLLHSLLTNDDVVSKHFRENIRPLYMMFSFTSLGGKIDNSVNQGKGPKVFKLHGENYHLIGSVKPKRDESAKFLQLYIHDTENEVQNRIAALSGKSDSSKIRGDLVDSIMKMLRECNVHVQTFRNSMDRFNDEDECQELSLVLIHGREKDGRVYNLPTTSEVAALVVGDFTLNMDKRDIILEKNSGKLKRINELHPCYLPLQYPLIFPYGEDGFRLGIKNGFTGITKRKKPNISMREFFAYRIQIRKVGSQVLLLSRRLLQQFLVDAYTMIESHRLRYIRKNQSDLRTLSYSKFVSASNNGHSSLPIEGNRIIIPSSFTGGPRYMHQMYLDCMSICKYYGFPDLFITFTCNPKWPELTRYFQIYNLRSEDRPDLCCRLFKVKLDCLMDDLTKKHLLGKTVSEFQKRGLPHAHILLFMDPTAKIPSAEDIDRIITAEIPDKNEEPRLYEVVRDTMIHGPCGMVNKDSPCMQDGRCTKFFPRKIVEKTIVDAQGYPIYRRREGGSTVEKRGIQLDNRFVVPYNKQLSLRYKANINVEWCNQARSIKYLFKYIHKGQDCITATITQKTNKESDRAETNDNGGNPGVNVSNGGGDVGVNINGDAQEPAVDEIKNYFDARYISACESTWRICAFPTHFRTTPVEKLTFHLEGEQPVVYKKGDTVETVMARMRVSKTMFLAWFIACEEYPEARLLTYSEMPTRFLYDGKNQVWKKRKKGFAIGRLQHVCPSSGEYYYLRVLINKIKGPRCYDDIKTVDGIVQPSFEIACYKLGLLDDDKEYIEGLRECSFWASGHYVRKLFARMLLSESLSSPKLVWDSTKDILSEDILFLERRQRRNPNLILDEEQILNCTLMQLDKILRSKNSSLDKWKSMPQPIDNDQSISSCNRHLQDELNYPWDELRAQHQEWFRQLTDEQRAVYEQIIGYVESNAGGVYFVYGFGGTGKTFLWNILSAAIRSRGEVVLNVASSGIAALLLPGGRTAHSRFSIPINPDEFSTCKIQPGSDQAELISKASLIIWDEAPMMSKHCFEALDRSLCDIMKTTHNRPFGGKVVVFDGDFRQILPVIPKGNRADVVIAALNSSYLWKYCQVLELTKNMRLSSEAFFRTK
- the LOC106323592 gene encoding uncharacterized protein LOC106323592 encodes the protein MGWYYLSCKVCATKLLTVPNDCDDAVIPILDGGYRYYCTRCKTVAPKLLPRYNLHLVVLDNTSNIKLHLSDNLAFQLLHQPCVELTGKVTKEIEDPAYLPKALTNLFGKTFLFKILIEKNNYLYKHKTYKVVNLITNTDMINEFYVTYYPQGSQRMPCSPFSNLSRVIEGSITGIGSSSQSKQSTQLTPIRDLMREFDEMSDTKVTPILKIKKEENDFSG